A genomic segment from Gracilinanus agilis isolate LMUSP501 chromosome 1, AgileGrace, whole genome shotgun sequence encodes:
- the CD2BP2 gene encoding CD2 antigen cytoplasmic tail-binding protein 2: protein MPKRRVTFQDVGVEEDGEDLPKKKLVDPVTGAGGPGSRFKGKHSLDSDEEDDDEDGSSKYVILASEDVEGQEAATLPSEGGVRITPFNLQEEMEEGHFDSDGNYFLHRDAQIRDSWLDNIDWVKIRERPPGKPPASDSEEDSPGQTPLGPQALLEGLLEMLLPGETVAGALRRLGARKGGEGPQRPNSPQRLDRLSGLADQMVARGNHGVYQETRERLAVRLKALGGRTPGLSDTAPRPVLDMFAEEVGEGELETPTPAQGGEAAAMGDGLADVMWEYKWENTSDAELYGPFTSAQMQAWADDGYFPDGVYCRKLDPPEGQFYNSKRIDFSLYV from the exons ATGCCCAAGCGAAGAGTGACCTTCCAGGATGTGGGAGTCGAAGAGGATGGAGAGGATCTCCCCAAAAAGAAG TTGGTGGATCCTGTGACGGGAGCAGGGGGCCCTGGGAGCCGGTTCAAAGGCAAACATTCTTTGGACagtgatgaagaagatgatgatgaggaTGGTTCTAGCAAGTATGTCATCCTAGCCTCGGAAGATGTGGAAG GTCAGGAGGCGGCCACACTCCCAAGTGAGGGTGGTGTTCGTATCACACCCTTCAACCTGCAGGAGGAAATGGAAGAGGGCCACTTTGATTCTGATGGCAACTACTTTCTGCACCGTGATGCTCAGATTCGGGACAGCTGGCTGGACAACATTGACTGG GTGAAGATTCGGGAGCGCCCTCCAGGCAAGCCTCCTGCCTCAGACTCAGAGGAAGACAGCCCTGGCCAGACACCACTGGGCCCTCAAGCCCTCCTAGAGGGTCTCTTGGAGATGTTGTTGCCAGGGGAGACAGTTGCTGGGGCACTTAGGCGGCTAGGTGCTCGGAAGGGTGGTGAAGGACCCCAGCGACCAAATTCCCCACAGCGATTAGACCGGCTTTCAGGATTGGCTGACCAGATGGTTGCCCGAGGCAACCATGGAGTATACCAGGAGACCAGGGAACGGCTAGCTGTGAGGCTGAAAGCACTAGGGGGCCGCACACCAGGGCTCTCGGACACAGCACCTCGTCCTGTCCTGGACATGTTTGCTGAAGAGGTTGGGGAGGGGGAGCTGGAGACCCCAACCCCAGCCCAAGGAGGAG AAGCAGCTGCCATGGGGGATGGCTTGGCTGATGTGATGTGGGAATATAAATGGGAAAACACAAGTGATGCAGAGCTCTATGGGCCCTTCACCAGTGCCCAGATGCAG GCTTGGGCAGATGATGGCTATTTCCCAGATGGTGTTTATTGCCGGAAGTTGGATCCCCCAGAAGGCCAGTTCTACAACTCCAAACGTATAGATTTCAGTCTCTATGTCTGA
- the LOC123233750 gene encoding sesquipedalian-1-like yields the protein MKLHRKPVLSYLRGTGARAPDREGILLKKGTRNPSYQRRWFILRGNLLYYLEKRRDRTPLGLILLDNCQVEPRDSTTEPYAFAILASAREGGRCYKLAAESKAELDGWLRALVRAGWSQLWELLQPLQEQYQRVCQEAGVEPQAPPQEDRFLDLPRSPAPSSFQELHQRFGEEIQALARSRATKKQADLMEFG from the coding sequence ATGAAACTGCACCGGAAGCCTGTGCTCAGCTACCTTCGAGGAACAGGAGCCCGGGCCCCAGATCGGGAGGGTATCTTGCTAAAGAAAGGGACTCGCAATCCCAGCTACCAACGCCGCTGGTTCATCCTCCGGGGTAATCTCCTGTACTACCTGGAGAAACGAAGGGATCGGACTCCTCTGGGCCTCATCTTGTTGGACAACTGCCAGGTGGAGCCTCGAGACAGTACCACCGAGCCCTATGCCTTTGCCATCCTAGCCTCTGCGAGGGAAGGTGGTCGGTGCTACAAACTGGCAGCGGAGAGCAAGGCTGAGCTCGATGGCTGGCTTAGGGCTCTAGTTAGGGCAGGATGGAGTCAGCTGTGGGAGCTCCTGCAGCCCTTACAGGAGCAGTACCAAAGGGTGTGCCAAGAAGCTGGAGTGGAGCCCCAGGCACCACCGCAGGAAGACCGATTTCTGGATCTCCCCCGCTCTCCAGCCCCCTCTAGCTTCCAGGAGTTGCACCAGCGCTTTGGGGAAGAGATCCAGGCACTTGCCAGGTCTAGGGCAACCAAGAAGCAAGCCGACCTCATGGAGTTTGGGTGA
- the SPN gene encoding leukosialin: MEIIPSLTLLLLILTECSWASTDLYIDSADSQSVSSSAVNSSISSLALETTFLPTSNSDLILTPPTLDASPLTSLAPGHTPSLPLNAKGLEASIQSGETLELNTSKAQTLEVNSDLPGTMTVEAKDNIPTTEVASSTSLTFIASGLTSMDKEAPSSTQELVTHTSTPTKSNASLIGTATMVTSPSSISPPLVTSTEQGEKTTPVFKETTSSKIISANTTISSMTSSKVSQVSETTSISSFTSLTKASPANEQRQDGGTSPIVILVVVLLVATFLIILLLLWRRRQKKRTGALMLVGIGKNKGARDAWAGPVQVAEDQAPSGSAAMEGDTGNPEGEGTGRRPTLTTFFGKRKSQQGSVMMEDLEAVPFMENMDGTVKNPETDGSVADGSKAGDGNLPSIPVTNV; the protein is encoded by the coding sequence ATGGAGATAATACCCTCCTTGACTTTGTTGCTCCTCATCCTCACTGAGTGTTCCTGGGCTTCAACAGACTTATACATAGACTCTGCTGACTCCCAGTCAGTCTCTTCTTCGGCTGTGAACTCCTCAATCTCTTCCCTGGCTCTGGAAACCACATTCTTGCCAACCTCAAATTCAGATTTGATCTTGACACCTCCAACCCTGGATGCCAGTCCTTTGACATCCTTGGCCCCAGGCCACACACCCTCCCTGCCCCTGAATGCCAAGGGCTTGGAGGCCTCAATCCAGAGTGGGGAAACTCTTGAACTAAATACTTCAAAGGCCCAGACTCTGGAAGTCAACTCAGATCTGCCTGGAACCATGACAGTAGAGGCCAAGGATAACATTCCTACCACTGAGGTGGCATCTTCCACCAGTTTGACTTTCATAGCCTCTGGGCTGACCTCAATGGATAAAGAGGCCCCCAGTAGTACCCAGGAACTGGTCACACACACATCTACTCCAACTAAGTCTAATGCTAGTCTCATTGGTACAGCTACCATGGTAACATCTCCCTCCTCCATATCCCCTCCTTTGGTTACCAGTACAGAGCAAGGGGAGAAGACCACCCCAGTCTTTAAAGAAACGACCTCCTCTAAGATTATTTCAGCTAACACAACCATCTCTAGCATGACAAGTTCCAAGGTGTCCCAGGTTAGTGAGACCACATCTATATCATCTTTCACTTCATTGACCAAAGCGTCTCCTGCAAATGAACAGAGGCAGGATGGAGGTACCTCCCCAATAGTAATTCTGGTTGTGGTTCTCCTGGTGGCGACTTTCTTGATCATCCTATTGTTGCTGTGGCGACGTCGACAGAAGAAGAGGACAGGGGCTCTGATGCTTGTGGGgattgggaaaaataaaggagCTAGGGATGCTTGGGCTGGGCCAGTTCAGGTTGCAGAGGACCAGGCCCCATCTGGGTCAGCAGCAATGGAAGGGGACACAGGGAACCCTGAAGGTGAAGGGACTGGCCGTAGGCCCACACTCACCACCTTCTTTGGCAAGCGGAAGTCTCAACAGGGTTCTGTGATGATGGAGGACCTGGAGGCTGTACCCTTTATGGAAAATATGGATGGAACTGTAAAGAACCCTGAAACTGATGGCTCAGTAGCTGATGGGTCAAAAGCAGGAGATGGGAACTTGCCCTCAATCCCAGTGACCAATGTGTGA